The nucleotide sequence ATGGCTTCTCCCTGCAACTGCGTCAGCTGGCTGGCCAGCGAGTCGCCATCCTGCCAGCGCATAACCAGCGGCAAGGTGTTGATATACAGGCCGACACTGGCAGCAATCCCGGTTACCGGCGCATCTCGCCCCGGCACCACATTGCCCACAATGGTCGTGTTTTTCGATGGCTGGCCGGTCAGGCGGGCAACCAGTCGGTGCCAGGCAAATTGTGCCACGGTACTGTGAGTCACACCGACCTGACGCGCAAAGTCTTGCAGCGCCGTCTGAGCTGGCGTGCTCAGCACGGTTTTCACGACTTCAGGCTGTTGTTGCAGTGGTGATGATGCAAAGTCCGGCCCGAACAGCGCCGTTAAATCATCAGCCTGAGCCGTTGCCAGCGCTTTACCTGCCCAGAAGGCCGCCGTATCCGACTGGCTGCGTACCGCGTACGCTGCGTGATCCAGATAGGCCTGATCGACTGGCAGCCCCCCGGAGCAATCGTCACCCTCATGATCCGCCAGTGCCTCATAAGCCTGATGCAGCGCGGCAAACAGACGCGGGCCACTCCAGCCGTCAATCGCAGCATGGTGACAACTGAAGATCACCCGGATGTCATCCTCAGCCAGTCGGAAACAGCGCACACGCAGCAAGGCATCGCCATCCAGCGCCATACCACGCTGACGATCGTGCTGGCAGTATTCGGCGATCAGTGCTTCAGCATCGTCCTCACCCATCAGATCCACCACCTCGAACGGTAGAACCGGCTGACGTTGCACCACCTGGATCAGTTGATCACCCATGTGATGCGGGCCGCTCAGCACGGTGCGTAAGGCCGGGTAAGCTGCCAAGACGGCCTGCCATGCCTGCTGGTAACGCATCAGATCCACCGGCTGACGGTAACGGATCGGCGTTTGCAGCAGATAGGCTTCATCGTCCGGGCAACGCTGCTGATGGGCAAACATACTTTGCTGCAGCGACGAAGCCGGCAGCAATGTTTCGATCGCAAAGCGCTTGCTCAGCCCGTCCAGTTCCGGCTGTGTCAGACGCACCAGCGGATAATCCGATGGTGTCGACTGCCGCCCGTGGGACTTCGCATGCTGCTCGCAGAAGTGGATCATCTCCAGCAGGTTGGCTTTGAAAGCCGCCATGAACTGTTCGCTCAGCGCCTGATCCAGCACCCCGACCTGACGCAGTGTCAGCTGGCCGTCGTAGATCCCGCCATGCAGACTGAGCAGCTCAGCGCCCGGATTCAGTGGTGAAGCCGTTTGTCCCGGCACCACAGGTAAGGGCCGCCACAGTTCAGCCTGCTGCCCCTGCTTCTGGGTCTGACGGCCCAGATAATTCAGGACAACCGGCGAGAAAGTGAGCTGTTCACCCTGTGGGTGGTAGCTGCGCAGCGCGTTGAAACCCACCCCGTTATCCGGGATCCGGCGCAGATTTTCCTTGGCCTGTTTGATGGTTTCTGCCAGTGATGGCTGTACCGCCACTGTGCAAGGATAAGCACTGGTAAACCAGCCTACGGTACGACTGACATCCAGCTGTGCACCAATCTCTTCCCGGCCATGGCCTTCGAGCATCACAGTGGACTGTTCGCCCCAGCCCAGCGCCTTGATCGTCACACTCAGGGCAGACAGCAACAGATCCCGCACTTCAGTGCTGAACGCGGTATTGGCCGGTCCCACCAGACGGTCAGTCTCTGCCTGATCCAGCTGCAATATGGCCTGACTCGGAATGACATTGCCGTCTTTGTCTTGGTTGCGTGTGGCAGGCAGCGCGCTGTGATTGACGTGCTCAAGCTGGCTGCGCCAGTAATCAAACTGCGCCGGATGGCGCTCGGCGTAATCCTTCAGCGCTTCGCCCCACTGACGGTAGCTGGAGGTTTTCTCCGCCAGCGGCAGTCCTTGTGACAAGCGCTGCAGATCATCAGCCAGAATCCGCCAGGAGACCGCATCCACCACCCAGTGGTGCAGCGCCAGGAACAGACCGGTCTGGGACGTCGTCGCATCCTCACCCGGTAAATGACGAATTCGAGCCCAGGCCATCACAGGCCCGTTTTCCAGATCAAACTGCGACTGCAGCGCTGTCAGGGCATCATACAATTGCTCTTGCGTCATCCCGGCGGCATCCAGCTCTGTCAGCTCAGGGACAGTCACAGAGGCCTGATAACGCTGGCGCCGCACGCCATTTTCTTCAGTGACCCGCAGACGCAAGGCATCATGATGGGCCAGTAACCGGGTCATGATCTCAGTCAGGCGGGCCGAATCCAGATCCGGAATGGCCAGCACCACCGCCTGGTTCCAGTGCGCCGGACGGGCGAAAGGCTGGGCATCGAACCAGCGCTGAATCGGATGCAAATCAAAGCTGCCGGACAGCTGGCCCTGCTCAGCATCAACCGCCCGTTCAGTCTCAGCATGCGCAGCCAGGGTCCGGCACAGTTTGCGTACCGTCTTGGCTTCAAACACATCTTTGACGGTACAGGCAAAACCGGCATCACGCAGGCGGGTATTGAGCTGGATACTCAGGATTGAGTCACCGCCGAGGCGGAAGAAATCGTCTTCCACGCCCAGTTCGGTATTGAGCACCTCACGCCAGATAGCCAGCACCCTGGCTTCCATCTCATTTTCCGGCTGGACCCCGTCTCCTGTCGCGATCTGACGCTCAGGCAGGCGGCTGATATCCAGCTTGCCGTTGACCGTCAGTGGTAATTCATCGAGCACAATCAGTTCGACCGGCACCATGTACTCCGGCAAGATCCGTGCGGCGGCAGAGAGGATCTGCCCCGGAACCGGCGACTGGTTCGCAGCCGATGAAGTTTCTGCGGTGGCATAAGCCACCAGCTGTCGCTGCGCGCCTTCACCGGCGACAATCACCCGCACCTGATGCAGTTGCGGCGCCACTTTGGCGATCTGGCTTTCAATTTCGGCCAGTTCAATCCGGTAACCGCGCAGTTTCACCTGCTGATCCATGCGTCCCAGATATTCCACTTCGCCGTGATTGAGCCAGCGCGCCTTATCGCCGGTGCGATAACAGCGTACCGTCTGTCCCGCGACCTCCACGGTCACAAAGACTTTGGCCGTCAGTTCCGGCTGATTCAGATATCCCCGCGCCAGACCCAGACCAGCCAGACACAACTCACCCGCGACACCCACAGGGCATAGCTGGCCGTGCGCATCCAGGATCAGCGCCTGCGTATTGTCGACCGGATGGCCGATAGTCACCGGCTCACCCGGTTGCAGTTCTTTCACCAGCGCGGTGACGGTAAATTCAGTCGGGCCATACATGTTCAGCAGGCGCAGTTTCCCCTGCCAGCTGGCTGCCAGTGTGGCCGGGCACGCTTCGCCACCGAAGCCGACCGTTCTGAGCGAACTCAACGGGCGCGGTGTCATGGCAGCAAACAGTGCCGTTGAGCTGATCATATGTGTGGCGCCGTGCGCCTCAGCCTGATCGAGCAAGGTTTCATCCGGTGTCCCGAGGGCCAGTTTTGCCCCGGCAAACAGCGGCAGGATGGCGGTCATATTCCCGGCGTCAAAAGCCAGCGACATCGGGTTCAGCATCACACTGTCCGGGGTCAGCGCCAGCCGGGCGGTATGGTCGGTCAGCACATTCACAAACGCGCCGTGCTCGACCTCCACCCCTTTCGGCAAACCGGTCGAGCCCGAG is from Photobacterium sp. TLY01 and encodes:
- a CDS encoding non-ribosomal peptide synthetase — encoded protein: MTDMISFLADLERKGIRLALNEKGQLTSQCSKQALTPEIGQQIRDNKDAIIRCLSARQAYEQPIPLQQAASGPLSFSQSGLWFIEQYEDNSHLYNMPVHFRLTGKLDVGALEYAFSALAQKHASLRTRFIRNSQGKGEQHIAPQTELTVIHHDLSHLDKATREQALLKMVEEDIYRPFDLEQGGLTRVELVKLGEAEHLLMLTQHHIISDGWSVKNMFADFKQAFLAYQNNQQQPVKPTAVNYIDYAHWLNSPAFRDYHEEFRPFWVERLKGIPEVHALPLDKPRPASHNNDGALVFSAIPLPKWQQFQRLCQQNSSSYFIGLHAVFSLLMARLGGDNDVVIGTPLAYRERADIEDVVGFFVNTIVLRTQLDEHLSFSDYLRYCREQDLAAFDHQLFRFESLSEAIGADRTTALNPIFQIMLVYQAKVDFNDLIPGCGAVEEPTPVLPAKTDLSLKVTELVDGVRLEWLYSKGVFEHQTVARFAQMFLTLLDGILAAPLANVMQLPMVDEAHQDRIAQALANLPARVDAPMLIHEQVSRHAADSPAQPAVTGRDQTLTYQALEQASNRLAHYLLSQHPAGEAQQTDKKIGVVASRTSQYAVAALAAWKAGMSYVPLDPAYPTARLQHLVDDAQLAVVIAPDAQFAESHAALTGCQIINVTDGPIIASLSQAPDTPPAVNVSAEDLAYVIYTSGSTGLPKGVEVEHGAFVNVLTDHTARLALTPDSVMLNPMSLAFDAGNMTAILPLFAGAKLALGTPDETLLDQAEAHGATHMISSTALFAAMTPRPLSSLRTVGFGGEACPATLAASWQGKLRLLNMYGPTEFTVTALVKELQPGEPVTIGHPVDNTQALILDAHGQLCPVGVAGELCLAGLGLARGYLNQPELTAKVFVTVEVAGQTVRCYRTGDKARWLNHGEVEYLGRMDQQVKLRGYRIELAEIESQIAKVAPQLHQVRVIVAGEGAQRQLVAYATAETSSAANQSPVPGQILSAAARILPEYMVPVELIVLDELPLTVNGKLDISRLPERQIATGDGVQPENEMEARVLAIWREVLNTELGVEDDFFRLGGDSILSIQLNTRLRDAGFACTVKDVFEAKTVRKLCRTLAAHAETERAVDAEQGQLSGSFDLHPIQRWFDAQPFARPAHWNQAVVLAIPDLDSARLTEIMTRLLAHHDALRLRVTEENGVRRQRYQASVTVPELTELDAAGMTQEQLYDALTALQSQFDLENGPVMAWARIRHLPGEDATTSQTGLFLALHHWVVDAVSWRILADDLQRLSQGLPLAEKTSSYRQWGEALKDYAERHPAQFDYWRSQLEHVNHSALPATRNQDKDGNVIPSQAILQLDQAETDRLVGPANTAFSTEVRDLLLSALSVTIKALGWGEQSTVMLEGHGREEIGAQLDVSRTVGWFTSAYPCTVAVQPSLAETIKQAKENLRRIPDNGVGFNALRSYHPQGEQLTFSPVVLNYLGRQTQKQGQQAELWRPLPVVPGQTASPLNPGAELLSLHGGIYDGQLTLRQVGVLDQALSEQFMAAFKANLLEMIHFCEQHAKSHGRQSTPSDYPLVRLTQPELDGLSKRFAIETLLPASSLQQSMFAHQQRCPDDEAYLLQTPIRYRQPVDLMRYQQAWQAVLAAYPALRTVLSGPHHMGDQLIQVVQRQPVLPFEVVDLMGEDDAEALIAEYCQHDRQRGMALDGDALLRVRCFRLAEDDIRVIFSCHHAAIDGWSGPRLFAALHQAYEALADHEGDDCSGGLPVDQAYLDHAAYAVRSQSDTAAFWAGKALATAQADDLTALFGPDFASSPLQQQPEVVKTVLSTPAQTALQDFARQVGVTHSTVAQFAWHRLVARLTGQPSKNTTIVGNVVPGRDAPVTGIAASVGLYINTLPLVMRWQDGDSLASQLTQLQGEAMALNQHATQSLMALQAGRSRLFDCVFVYENYPRAEANPQARADDARLRPEFGPAFEKVEIPLSLVVNEVGGQLSLRFEFDAMQVAPSRASEVLRLWQVELQQVIAADPQQALPLTPVEGATQILSSQAAKTQSEPDQTHPEPGVMSAEVALLISEVWQQSTSQSVTPDHDAWHQPLCALGIDSLAAIGLVQRLNHALNMHDVSAVGVTQPVTLAFLYQHATPDAMCRALSGDRVQRAGAVQSEREAVDVGE